In Solimonas sp. K1W22B-7, the DNA window AGCAGGCGGCGCCCTTCCTCGCGGCGCGCCAGCACGAAGTGGTTGCGGAAGGCCTTGGACAGCTCGGTGCCGCTGTCGGCGGCGGCGATCATCGTCGCGACGTTGCGTCCGGTGCGCGTGGCAAAGGTGTCCACCACCTCGGCGAGCTGCTGCTGCAGCGCCTGCGCCACGCTGCGCGCACGCCGCGCCGGACGCGCATCCGGCTGCACCTCCATCAGCGCCGCCATCGACACCGCGTGCCGGTCCGGCCACCAGCGGTAGACCGTGGGCTTGCCCACACCCGCGCGCGCCGCCACCGCTTCCATGGTCACCGCCGCCGGTCCGCCCTGCTCCATCAGCTCGCGCGCGGCACGCAGGATCGCGACACGCGTCTGCGGGTTGCGCGGACGGCCGCGGGCGGCGGGGACAGCGGTCTGGGCGGACTTGACAGGGGCGGTCATTTACAGAACGATACGTAACGTAA includes these proteins:
- a CDS encoding TetR/AcrR family transcriptional regulator, which codes for MTAPVKSAQTAVPAARGRPRNPQTRVAILRAARELMEQGGPAAVTMEAVAARAGVGKPTVYRWWPDRHAVSMAALMEVQPDARPARRARSVAQALQQQLAEVVDTFATRTGRNVATMIAAADSGTELSKAFRNHFVLARREEGRRLLLEGIAAGELRRDLELEAALDLLYGPLFFRLLLGHAPLDAAFAKQLLKDWLRGCAAARERA